The Halanaerobiaceae bacterium ANBcell28 genome contains the following window.
TTATGTCCTTCTTTAATTGACGGTATTACAGCCTTGATGCTGTTTGTTAAAACTTCTACAATAACTGCTAATAAAATAATTGTAGTTAGAGATTGTGCTATCATTATACATTCCTCCTTTTGGAATAAATAAGTAATGTTCTAATAAAAACTATGTTTTCAAGATGTTTTTTATTACCAAAAATAACTATTAATCCTATGACTTAAAATACTTGCATTGCAATATCTTTTATGATAATATATAACTAACTTAAGAGTTGTTGGTTCTACCGTGTGCGTGATGGTTAATAATGTTTTGACCAACACCAAAACATAGGGAGCCTGGTCTCTATTTGCAGCACATAAGCCTTTTTAAAAGGAAATGTAAACCAGATAGGAGGGCACCCACCTGGAAGACAGGGATCAAAATGAATAATCACACGGCATGGTGGGCCGCAGCAATACTGAAAAGATAACTAACCTTGAAAGGTTAGTTTTTTTAGTGGAAAAAGGTGATCTTGTGCTTAGTAAAGAAAAATTGCGGAATAAATATTTAGATATACGTAAAGGATTTTCTAAAGAGAAAGTTAATACAGTGAGTAAAAAAATTTTTGAAACATTTATTGTTTTACCCTATATAAAAAGAGATCTTAGCTTTCTCATTTATTACTCTTTTCGTAATGAAATAATTACTACTAAGATAATTAGAGAATTATTAGAGAGAAAGAAAGATGTTTATCTACCATACATAAGAGATGATAAAAAGGAATTGGAAATTGGTCAAATTGAGAATTTGAAAACTGATATTAAATCAGGTATGTGGGGTATTAAAGAACCGTTATCAAGAGATAATATTCCGTTAAGTAAAATCGATATAGTAGTTGTGCCTGGTTTACTTTTTTCTAGAAATGGTTATCGTATTGGTTATGGTGGAGGGTATTACGATAAATTATTAGCAAAAAAAGATAATAATACTATTTCTATAGGTTTGTCGTTTGATGATTTTTTATTTGATGAACTACCAAATGATAGATATGATTTGCCTGTTGATATAATCTTGACTGAAAAAAAAATCATATATATACGGGGAGATATCAATGAATTTATTTGAACATGAAAGCCAAAATAGAGTTGATGATAAGCCGCTTGCTTTTAGGATGCGACCAAATAATTTAGATGAAGTATATGGACAGGAAGATATTATTGGTGAAGGTAAATTACTTTATAGAGCAATTAAAGCCGACAGAGTACAGTCGCTAATATTATATGGTCCTCCTGGGACTGGTAAAACTAGTATTGCTCAGGTAATTGCAAAACAGACAAAATCGGAATTTATACGTTTGAATGCAGTTACATCTGGAGTAAAA
Protein-coding sequences here:
- a CDS encoding 5-formyltetrahydrofolate cyclo-ligase; amino-acid sequence: MEKGDLVLSKEKLRNKYLDIRKGFSKEKVNTVSKKIFETFIVLPYIKRDLSFLIYYSFRNEIITTKIIRELLERKKDVYLPYIRDDKKELEIGQIENLKTDIKSGMWGIKEPLSRDNIPLSKIDIVVVPGLLFSRNGYRIGYGGGYYDKLLAKKDNNTISIGLSFDDFLFDELPNDRYDLPVDIILTEKKIIYIRGDINEFI